A stretch of Paenibacillus sp. URB8-2 DNA encodes these proteins:
- a CDS encoding ArsC/Spx/MgsR family protein has product MAQIILYTKNGCMGGARQKALLESYGHTVEERSLLDTEWTPETLQPYLAGLELKDWFNPNAPSVKAGRVVPGALSREETLELLCSDPILIKRPLIDTGSQVFAGFDSEYLKEIGLCEVPSGYNTGCQMKDQGSGCSSSEA; this is encoded by the coding sequence ATGGCGCAAATTATTTTATATACGAAAAATGGCTGTATGGGGGGTGCCCGTCAAAAGGCGCTACTCGAGAGTTATGGTCACACGGTGGAGGAGCGGTCGCTGCTTGATACGGAATGGACGCCTGAAACGCTGCAGCCGTATCTGGCCGGCCTTGAGCTGAAGGACTGGTTCAACCCAAACGCTCCCTCGGTCAAAGCGGGCCGGGTCGTCCCTGGAGCTCTTTCCCGGGAGGAGACGCTGGAGCTGTTATGCAGCGACCCGATTCTGATCAAGCGCCCGTTGATCGACACCGGCAGTCAGGTTTTTGCGGGATTCGATTCGGAATATCTGAAGGAGATCGGTCTCTGTGAAGTTCCCTCGGGATACAATACAGGGTGCCAGATGAAAGACCAGGGAAGCGGCTGCTCGTCTTCCGAGGCGTGA
- a CDS encoding NifB/NifX family molybdenum-iron cluster-binding protein, translated as MPNRIAIGSSDGQWIDQHFGSCEQFMVYDVSAAGDWTLVEVRTTGSEGFTGRHSQEQLNQIIALISDCSTVLVSRLGMGASEELKERGIAFSTDYISLKHAQEKLVTG; from the coding sequence ATGCCGAACAGGATTGCGATTGGCAGCAGCGACGGGCAATGGATCGACCAGCATTTTGGCAGCTGTGAGCAGTTTATGGTTTATGATGTATCCGCGGCAGGTGATTGGACGCTGGTGGAAGTACGCACAACGGGAAGCGAAGGCTTCACCGGCAGGCACAGCCAGGAGCAGTTGAACCAAATTATAGCTCTTATATCCGATTGCAGCACCGTGCTTGTCAGCCGGCTCGGCATGGGGGCCTCGGAGGAGCTTAAGGAGCGCGGGATTGCGTTCAGCACCGATTATATCTCATTAAAGCATGCCCAGGAGAAGTTGGTTACGGGTTGA
- a CDS encoding glycosyltransferase family 4 protein, which produces MRILHVANHVKESGNGIVNVMIDLACEQTARNHQVGIISAGGQYEELLTRYHIRHYRLDQTRKPAQLMRAVFDFRRMVADFAPDIIHAHMMTGAVLARFLRGFRKYKIVTHVHNEFQKSADFMRVGDRVIAVSQAVSDAMASRGVKRDKLRVILNGTIGSPRHSDSGPEPLEGRAIVTVAGMYERKGISDLIDAFNLLAGGHPDARLYIVGDGPDRAKFEERASASPFSSRIRFAGFQSESSRWMKAADVFVLASHKEPFGLVLIEARESGCAIVATEVDGIPEALDHGESGLLVPPSDARALAGAISRLLSDDVMRQRYRARSGIGLDYYRAGRMAEEMLSVYRELLPGASALTEVPGTKHGV; this is translated from the coding sequence ATGCGTATCCTTCATGTTGCCAATCACGTGAAAGAGTCGGGCAACGGCATCGTCAACGTCATGATCGACTTGGCCTGCGAACAGACTGCGAGAAATCATCAGGTAGGAATTATATCGGCAGGCGGCCAGTATGAAGAACTTCTTACCCGATATCATATTCGTCACTACCGCCTGGACCAGACGAGAAAGCCCGCCCAGCTTATGCGGGCTGTTTTTGATTTCAGACGGATGGTTGCGGACTTCGCACCCGATATCATTCATGCGCATATGATGACCGGCGCGGTGCTCGCCCGCTTTCTGAGGGGCTTCCGCAAATACAAGATCGTGACCCATGTCCATAACGAATTTCAAAAGAGCGCCGATTTCATGAGAGTCGGCGACAGGGTGATCGCAGTAAGCCAGGCGGTCTCCGATGCCATGGCGAGCCGGGGCGTCAAACGGGACAAGCTGCGCGTCATTCTGAACGGCACGATCGGAAGCCCGCGCCATTCGGATTCCGGCCCCGAACCCTTGGAAGGTCGGGCCATCGTCACGGTTGCCGGCATGTACGAGCGCAAAGGAATATCCGACCTCATTGACGCTTTCAATCTTCTTGCGGGCGGCCACCCGGACGCAAGGCTGTACATCGTAGGAGACGGTCCGGACCGGGCAAAATTCGAGGAGCGCGCTTCTGCCTCCCCATTTTCCAGCCGCATCCGGTTCGCAGGCTTCCAGTCCGAGAGCAGCCGGTGGATGAAAGCGGCCGATGTATTCGTCCTCGCCTCCCATAAGGAACCGTTCGGACTTGTCCTGATTGAGGCCAGGGAATCGGGTTGCGCCATCGTCGCGACCGAAGTGGATGGCATTCCCGAGGCGCTGGATCACGGGGAATCCGGCCTACTGGTGCCGCCCAGCGACGCCAGGGCGCTCGCAGGCGCGATCTCCCGGCTCCTCTCCGACGACGTCATGCGGCAGCGCTACCGCGCCCGGTCCGGCATCGGACTCGACTACTACCGTGCCGGGCGCATGGCGGAAGAGATGCTCAGCGTTTATCGCGAATTGCTGCCGGGAGCGTCCGCGCTGACCGAGGTGCCGGGAACAAAGCATGGAGTGTAA
- a CDS encoding glycosyltransferase family 2 protein — translation MTDTKRLSVVIITQNEEEKIEQAILSCRPFADDIVVVDGGSTDGTVLIAEHLGCSVYHNPWPGYAKQRIFGAEKAPSNWIFFIDSDEEVSEELQKSLSNWKTQPENEVKAYTVYRIGDFLGKWMPKGEHLVRLYKKDEVRMKDVLVHEGPDVDPAAVPCLDGTLWHHGYRSIQDHVRRFNKYTDLEARKEYDRQRPFSLMRLLFRPPAKLVYTLFVRKMITKGIAGFSVAFFWMYYEFLKEIKLYELYGREKKREKPVYAIESEKRPV, via the coding sequence TTGACTGACACCAAACGATTGTCTGTTGTGATCATCACTCAAAACGAAGAAGAGAAAATCGAGCAAGCTATTCTCTCCTGCCGCCCTTTTGCGGATGATATCGTCGTCGTCGACGGAGGCAGCACGGATGGAACGGTTCTTATCGCTGAGCATCTGGGCTGCAGCGTCTATCACAATCCTTGGCCGGGGTATGCCAAACAGCGTATATTCGGAGCGGAAAAAGCGCCCAGCAACTGGATCTTTTTTATCGATTCGGATGAAGAAGTCAGCGAAGAGCTTCAGAAATCGTTGTCCAACTGGAAAACGCAGCCGGAAAATGAGGTAAAAGCCTATACGGTCTACCGGATCGGCGATTTTCTCGGCAAGTGGATGCCGAAGGGCGAGCATCTCGTCAGACTGTACAAAAAAGACGAAGTGCGGATGAAAGATGTCCTCGTTCACGAAGGACCGGATGTTGACCCTGCCGCCGTGCCTTGTCTGGACGGTACTCTCTGGCATCATGGCTACCGCAGCATCCAGGACCATGTACGGCGCTTCAACAAATACACCGACCTTGAGGCGCGAAAAGAATATGACAGGCAACGGCCGTTCAGCCTGATGAGACTTCTGTTCCGCCCGCCCGCCAAGCTGGTCTATACCCTGTTCGTCCGCAAGATGATTACGAAAGGAATTGCCGGGTTCAGCGTCGCTTTTTTCTGGATGTATTATGAGTTCCTTAAGGAAATCAAGTTGTACGAGCTGTACGGTCGGGAGAAAAAGCGCGAGAAGCCGGTCTATGCTATCGAAAGCGAGAAACGGCCTGTATAA
- a CDS encoding ABC transporter ATP-binding protein gives MEGSPEENVQSPIISIRQLGKSFQCGAGKNAVRYQVLKDVDLNINKGEFFILLGPSGCGKSTLLNLIAGFEKQTEGELLVDGQAIERPGKERAMVFQHPDASLFPWLNVRENIEFGLRMQGMKKGERKAISDRYIELAGLTGHERKFPRELSGGMKQRVQIARVLANEPDILLMDEPLGALDAFTRRVMQEELVRIWSETKKTIIFVTHDIQEAVLLGGRIGIMSIGPDSRVFEIMDNRLEYPRDLTSREFNLIQKKLQGIFQDDLYFHL, from the coding sequence ATCGAAGGTTCCCCTGAGGAAAATGTCCAGTCGCCCATTATATCTATACGGCAGCTCGGTAAATCTTTTCAGTGCGGAGCCGGTAAGAATGCCGTTCGCTATCAGGTGCTGAAAGATGTCGATCTGAACATTAATAAAGGGGAGTTTTTTATCCTCCTGGGCCCCAGCGGCTGCGGCAAATCCACATTGCTTAACCTGATCGCCGGCTTTGAGAAGCAAACCGAGGGCGAGCTGCTTGTGGATGGCCAGGCAATCGAACGTCCCGGAAAAGAGCGCGCGATGGTATTTCAGCATCCGGACGCCTCTTTGTTCCCCTGGCTGAATGTGAGAGAAAATATCGAATTTGGCCTTCGCATGCAGGGGATGAAGAAGGGGGAGCGCAAAGCGATATCCGACCGTTACATTGAACTGGCGGGTCTTACGGGACATGAACGCAAATTTCCGCGTGAGCTGTCCGGGGGCATGAAGCAGCGGGTGCAAATCGCCAGGGTGCTCGCCAATGAGCCGGACATTCTGCTGATGGACGAACCGCTTGGAGCTTTGGACGCATTCACCCGCAGAGTTATGCAGGAGGAACTGGTGCGAATCTGGTCGGAGACGAAGAAGACAATTATTTTCGTCACGCATGATATTCAGGAAGCGGTGCTGCTCGGCGGCCGGATCGGGATCATGTCCATAGGTCCGGACTCGCGGGTATTCGAAATTATGGACAATCGCCTGGAGTATCCCCGTGATTTGACCTCGCGGGAATTTAATCTGATACAGAAGAAGCTGCAGGGTATCTTTCAAGACGATCTTTATTTCCATTTGTAA
- a CDS encoding ABC transporter permease, protein MRYVRKGLQMGIVSWILFLILWQIFAMNSNQDYFPTPVQTLHGAIELIADNSLFTYVFISFKRVLLGWLLGSLLGIPAGLLIGRFKWLRQLVEPYLNFFRFIPALAFITLFILWFGIGEQSKIILIMYATLFIVILNTAAGVVNVEDDKIRSARSLGASERQILIHVIIPAVVPAFFNGVRLAMGNSFMAIVGAEMIAANEGVGYLIWTSRLYSKTDWIFVGLLLLGLMGFIGDQLLRWLGKTSLKRYGIAKETRFGR, encoded by the coding sequence ATGCGTTATGTTCGGAAGGGACTGCAGATGGGGATTGTTTCCTGGATATTGTTCCTTATTCTGTGGCAGATCTTTGCCATGAATTCGAACCAGGACTATTTTCCGACTCCCGTTCAGACGCTTCACGGAGCGATTGAGCTGATTGCCGACAATTCGCTGTTCACTTATGTCTTTATCAGCTTTAAACGGGTGCTGCTCGGTTGGCTGCTTGGCAGCCTGCTGGGCATTCCGGCGGGCCTCTTGATCGGCCGGTTCAAATGGCTCCGGCAGCTCGTCGAGCCTTATCTGAACTTCTTCCGGTTCATTCCGGCCCTGGCCTTCATCACTTTGTTCATTCTGTGGTTTGGGATCGGAGAGCAGTCGAAGATCATTCTGATTATGTATGCGACGCTGTTCATCGTCATTCTGAACACGGCAGCCGGCGTAGTGAACGTCGAGGACGACAAAATCCGCTCAGCAAGGTCGCTTGGAGCCTCGGAGCGGCAGATTTTGATCCATGTGATTATTCCCGCCGTCGTTCCCGCCTTCTTTAACGGAGTCCGGCTGGCCATGGGGAATTCGTTCATGGCCATTGTCGGCGCGGAAATGATCGCCGCCAACGAAGGGGTCGGCTATCTCATCTGGACTTCGCGGCTGTACTCCAAGACGGACTGGATTTTCGTTGGTCTGCTGCTGCTTGGACTGATGGGTTTTATCGGAGATCAGCTGCTGCGCTGGCTGGGAAAGACATCGCTGAAGCGCTATGGAATTGCCAAGGAAACAAGATTTGGAAGGTAA
- a CDS encoding ABC transporter substrate-binding protein, with amino-acid sequence MRNKQGRVWKAVAGAMLLTGILISLSGCGDAKAENKEASSAPALQKVRIGGDSAIFSLQFRVAKEQGIFEKNGIDAEISTFSFGIDTLNAVLTDRVDVGEAMDYAALSAISKGDLKVLSLFNSPKATSSKLFARDGISKPEDLVGKKLGVQKGTVNEYIWGKYFETFHIDSKAVTLVPLQSTAEILAAYDRGDIQAAWFGTAFFDKAEKVKGSVALNDQSAINVRTKGFLVAKGSLIKDNPQISAELNKSLAEASQYIIDHPEEAAELAFKELKIPKENALTEIKNQWDFDVRFKQEDYDQLKQIKEWSIANGYIEQDFNLDDKLALDGLKEAFPDKVDIK; translated from the coding sequence ATGAGAAACAAGCAAGGTCGGGTTTGGAAAGCAGTTGCAGGAGCCATGTTGTTGACGGGAATACTGATTTCGCTGTCGGGCTGCGGAGACGCCAAGGCGGAGAATAAGGAAGCTTCGAGCGCTCCGGCTCTGCAGAAGGTGCGTATCGGGGGAGACTCCGCCATATTCTCGCTGCAATTTCGGGTAGCCAAGGAGCAGGGAATCTTTGAAAAGAACGGAATTGATGCCGAAATATCGACATTCTCCTTCGGAATCGACACGCTCAATGCCGTACTGACCGACCGGGTGGACGTCGGGGAAGCGATGGACTATGCGGCGCTCAGCGCGATTTCCAAAGGGGACCTCAAGGTATTGTCCTTGTTCAACTCGCCGAAAGCGACCAGTTCGAAGCTCTTCGCCAGAGACGGAATCAGCAAGCCGGAGGATCTGGTGGGCAAGAAGCTTGGCGTACAGAAGGGAACCGTGAACGAGTACATTTGGGGCAAATATTTTGAAACGTTCCATATCGACAGCAAGGCTGTTACGCTCGTCCCGCTGCAATCCACTGCTGAAATATTGGCTGCATACGACAGAGGCGACATTCAGGCTGCCTGGTTCGGTACCGCGTTCTTCGACAAGGCCGAAAAGGTAAAGGGCTCGGTAGCGCTTAACGACCAATCCGCCATCAATGTCCGGACGAAGGGATTTTTGGTTGCAAAGGGCTCCCTGATCAAGGATAATCCCCAAATTTCGGCGGAACTGAACAAATCGCTGGCAGAGGCTTCCCAGTATATTATCGATCATCCGGAAGAGGCGGCCGAACTGGCATTCAAGGAGTTGAAGATTCCCAAAGAAAACGCATTGACAGAAATTAAGAATCAATGGGATTTTGATGTCCGCTTCAAGCAGGAGGATTATGACCAGTTGAAACAGATCAAGGAATGGAGCATTGCCAACGGCTATATCGAGCAGGATTTCAATCTTGACGACAAGCTGGCTCTGGATGGTCTGAAGGAAGCCTTCCCCGATAAAGTCGATATTAAGTAA
- a CDS encoding radical SAM protein, which translates to MSDLKIRLHEELAIKNACQVEGINADPAIFEGVGLGDIYQEQIQTLFDYNLHNHTGVVLPMCFYTPGGLRVAYRWNDRSPYKLRREGNQFILYNERKELFPVSLKKRPKYYSLKTSDGANMNQVATHNGEGAIFVSYSNECFLKETGHDCKYCNINYTHDTYGEEHGVSWKYPRQIGETAAVAYKEGAKHITISGGFIPERREIDYYFDVAEAIQEHTGLQDFNGTAVIGAPLDLSILERYKDAGYRTVAMNLEIWDKNIFNSVCPGKVIHCGGWDHWVKALERAAVVFGHGRVRSNFVGGMDTKKSTLEGVKYLASQGVIAYAGSWIPNLGSEYEGHRSPLPEWHLDVAYKTVDIFRSAGFTYEQLYDSSASADGIWNDIYKIEDERLPIFRGETVVV; encoded by the coding sequence ATGAGCGATTTGAAAATCCGGCTCCATGAGGAGCTTGCCATCAAGAACGCCTGTCAGGTTGAGGGCATCAACGCCGATCCTGCCATTTTTGAAGGGGTAGGGCTGGGCGACATCTACCAGGAACAAATCCAGACGCTGTTTGATTACAATCTGCATAATCATACGGGTGTTGTGCTGCCGATGTGCTTCTATACACCGGGGGGACTGCGGGTGGCCTACCGCTGGAATGACCGCTCTCCTTACAAGCTGCGCAGAGAGGGCAACCAGTTCATCCTGTACAATGAGCGCAAGGAACTGTTTCCGGTAAGCCTGAAAAAGCGCCCCAAGTACTACAGCCTGAAAACGTCTGACGGCGCCAACATGAATCAGGTTGCGACTCATAACGGAGAAGGGGCCATCTTCGTCTCCTACAGCAACGAGTGCTTCCTGAAGGAAACCGGCCATGACTGCAAATATTGCAATATCAACTATACGCATGATACGTATGGGGAAGAGCATGGCGTAAGCTGGAAATACCCGCGCCAGATTGGCGAAACCGCTGCGGTCGCTTACAAAGAGGGAGCCAAGCATATTACAATCAGCGGAGGATTTATCCCCGAGCGGCGGGAGATTGATTATTACTTCGACGTGGCGGAGGCGATTCAGGAGCATACCGGACTTCAGGACTTCAATGGCACAGCCGTAATCGGCGCGCCGCTTGACCTCAGCATCCTGGAGCGTTACAAAGATGCCGGCTACCGTACGGTTGCCATGAATCTCGAGATATGGGATAAAAATATTTTTAATTCGGTCTGCCCCGGAAAAGTGATTCACTGCGGCGGCTGGGATCATTGGGTGAAAGCGCTGGAACGGGCTGCGGTCGTCTTCGGTCATGGTCGTGTCCGCTCCAACTTTGTCGGCGGCATGGATACCAAGAAATCAACGCTGGAAGGCGTAAAATATCTTGCCTCCCAGGGGGTAATCGCCTACGCCGGGTCCTGGATTCCGAATCTCGGTTCGGAGTATGAGGGCCATCGGTCGCCGCTTCCGGAATGGCATTTGGACGTTGCGTACAAGACCGTTGATATTTTCCGCAGTGCCGGGTTTACCTATGAGCAGCTGTATGATTCCAGTGCCTCGGCTGACGGAATTTGGAATGATATTTACAAGATTGAGGATGAGCGGTTGCCGATATTCCGCGGCGAGACTGTCGTTGTCTAA
- a CDS encoding SpoVR family protein codes for MIDQDAEQLEQAAERLTELALESGLDFFPMRYQVCPAEVLYSIGAYGMPTRFAHWSFGKAYQRMKTEYDHGLSKIYELVINSDPCYAFLLDSNTLLQNKLIVAHVLGHSDFFKNNAMFAGTDRQMVDRMAVFADRIEHFSHEYGADEVEAFLDAGIAIQEHVDPFVRFGRTEGFREADGGVKDVIGYIAGQSRYLEEWQREILYMLRAEMLYFWPQMETKIMNEGWASYWHLKLVRELDLSDSEIVEFAKMNAGVIQPSPGRINPYYLGLMMLRHIEKKEGLEALFEIRETESDVSFIRNYLTQELAEEMDLFVFKQEDQVYKVTAKDVEEIKDNLIRSRTNGGFPYLTVKDDDLYGRGELLLDNRFEGLELDRKYIERTLPLVHRLWGRNVHLKTVVDGQEKIYMYDGKQLAG; via the coding sequence ATGATCGATCAAGATGCGGAGCAATTGGAACAAGCGGCGGAGCGCTTGACGGAGCTTGCGCTGGAGAGCGGGCTCGACTTCTTCCCGATGCGCTACCAGGTATGCCCGGCGGAAGTGCTGTATTCCATCGGAGCCTACGGCATGCCAACCCGGTTCGCGCATTGGAGCTTCGGCAAAGCCTATCAGCGCATGAAGACGGAATACGATCATGGGCTGAGCAAAATTTACGAGCTGGTTATCAACTCCGATCCCTGCTATGCGTTCCTGCTGGACAGCAACACCCTGCTTCAGAACAAGCTGATTGTGGCACATGTCCTGGGACACAGCGATTTCTTCAAAAATAACGCCATGTTCGCAGGCACAGACCGGCAGATGGTTGACCGTATGGCCGTATTCGCCGACCGCATCGAGCATTTCAGCCACGAATACGGCGCGGACGAAGTCGAGGCCTTTCTGGACGCCGGCATTGCCATTCAAGAGCATGTCGATCCGTTTGTACGGTTCGGCCGAACGGAGGGCTTCCGCGAAGCGGACGGAGGTGTGAAGGATGTTATCGGCTATATCGCGGGACAGAGCCGGTATCTGGAGGAATGGCAGCGGGAAATTTTATATATGCTCCGCGCCGAAATGCTGTATTTCTGGCCTCAGATGGAGACGAAGATTATGAATGAGGGCTGGGCCAGCTATTGGCATCTGAAGCTCGTCCGCGAGCTTGACCTCAGCGATTCGGAAATTGTGGAATTTGCGAAAATGAATGCCGGCGTCATCCAGCCTTCCCCGGGGCGGATCAATCCGTACTATCTCGGTCTCATGATGCTCCGGCATATCGAGAAGAAGGAAGGGCTTGAAGCACTGTTTGAAATCCGGGAGACGGAGTCGGACGTATCGTTCATCCGCAACTATTTGACGCAGGAGCTGGCGGAAGAGATGGATCTGTTCGTCTTCAAGCAGGAAGATCAGGTATACAAAGTAACGGCGAAAGACGTCGAAGAAATCAAGGACAACCTGATCCGTTCCCGGACCAACGGCGGCTTCCCCTACCTTACGGTCAAAGACGACGACCTGTACGGCCGGGGCGAGCTGCTGCTGGACAACCGCTTTGAGGGCCTGGAGCTTGACCGAAAATACATCGAACGTACGCTTCCCCTTGTTCACCGTCTGTGGGGCCGGAATGTGCATTTAAAGACCGTGGTCGACGGGCAGGAGAAAATATACATGTATGACGGCAAGCAGTTGGCGGGATAA
- a CDS encoding DUF444 family protein, whose translation MDKRLFVIARDDWSLHRKGEIDQERHKRKVKEAIRENLADLVSEESIIMPQGDKVIKVPIRSLDEPKFRYNSQDKPQVGQGQGGTQVGDIIGKAGQGEAAGPGKGREAGDQPGADYYEAELTIDELAELVFEDLKLPKLKPKAAPDLTVEDVRFEDVRKQGMISNVDKKRTLFEAIKRQALSSGLQGSPGAAAWSESSADYGDYDTGGGNAGAAPGPGANDLAGTAARLGLTLGFQAAESTGYMPGSGASVPVLGPIIGEDLRFKTWEDIRRPQSSAVVLAMMDTSGSMGSFEKYVARSFFFWMVRFLRTKYENVQIRFLSHCTEAKEVDEESFFRKGESGGTKCSSVYELALNILENDYPPGQYNAYAFHFSDGDNLDSDNLTTVKLAGDLLEKVNVLGYGEIRQHVYGSKRLWESMSGLKSPDFIRSVLKEKEDVFKTLKAFFGDEVEAS comes from the coding sequence ATGGACAAACGATTGTTCGTGATCGCGCGCGACGACTGGTCGCTGCACCGCAAGGGAGAAATCGACCAGGAGCGTCACAAGCGCAAAGTAAAGGAAGCGATTCGTGAAAATCTCGCCGACCTTGTCAGCGAAGAGTCGATTATAATGCCCCAGGGCGATAAAGTGATCAAGGTTCCGATCCGCAGCCTGGATGAGCCGAAGTTCCGCTACAACTCCCAGGACAAGCCGCAGGTTGGACAGGGACAGGGCGGCACCCAAGTCGGCGATATCATCGGCAAGGCGGGGCAAGGCGAGGCGGCGGGGCCGGGCAAGGGACGCGAAGCGGGCGATCAGCCAGGAGCCGACTATTACGAAGCGGAGCTGACGATCGATGAGCTGGCCGAGCTCGTGTTCGAGGATTTGAAGCTGCCGAAGCTGAAACCGAAGGCCGCGCCGGATTTGACCGTCGAAGACGTCCGGTTCGAGGACGTCCGCAAGCAGGGCATGATCTCGAATGTCGATAAAAAGCGGACGCTGTTTGAAGCGATCAAACGCCAGGCGCTAAGCAGCGGACTGCAGGGATCGCCAGGCGCCGCGGCGTGGTCGGAATCCTCCGCCGATTACGGCGACTACGATACCGGCGGCGGGAATGCCGGGGCCGCTCCGGGCCCTGGGGCGAATGATCTGGCTGGAACGGCGGCGCGGCTCGGACTGACTCTCGGCTTCCAAGCGGCCGAAAGCACCGGCTACATGCCGGGCTCCGGGGCGTCGGTACCGGTTCTCGGCCCGATTATCGGTGAAGATTTGCGGTTCAAGACATGGGAGGATATCCGGAGGCCCCAGTCCTCAGCCGTTGTTCTCGCCATGATGGATACGTCGGGCTCCATGGGCAGTTTCGAGAAATATGTGGCCCGCAGCTTCTTCTTCTGGATGGTCCGCTTCCTGCGGACCAAGTACGAGAATGTGCAGATCCGGTTTCTGTCGCACTGCACAGAGGCGAAAGAGGTGGACGAGGAATCCTTCTTCCGCAAGGGCGAAAGCGGCGGTACGAAATGCTCCTCGGTCTACGAACTGGCGCTAAATATCCTGGAGAACGATTACCCTCCGGGCCAATACAACGCCTACGCCTTTCACTTCTCGGACGGGGACAATCTCGACAGCGACAACCTTACGACCGTAAAGCTGGCAGGCGACCTGCTGGAAAAAGTCAATGTGCTCGGTTACGGCGAAATCCGGCAGCATGTATACGGAAGCAAACGGCTCTGGGAGTCGATGTCCGGTCTGAAATCGCCCGATTTTATCCGGTCCGTCCTGAAGGAGAAAGAGGATGTGTTCAAGACGCTGAAGGCTTTCTTCGGCGACGAAGTAGAGGCAAGCTGA